A DNA window from Paraburkholderia sp. IMGN_8 contains the following coding sequences:
- a CDS encoding LysR family transcriptional regulator, with translation MRRTPTPIDLRALQAFAAVCESGSMTGAAKQLGVSQSAVSQSIAALERDQGLTLFDRESRPPRPNVAGRALLELAGPLIEHAQMVSARIGDASHTGKMPVRLGCVDSFAATVGPELIRAVSNSERQISMWSGLTPGLSKQLHDRELDIAICTQTTLNDARIVEVPLFSEAFVVVVARSYLSGRRNIDWRTLALEMPLIRYTARSVIGQQIERFARHLGINSPRRYEFDATDPLLSLVAARVGFAISTPLCLWQARHYLDDIAVMPLPPSRLGRRDFFLLHRQGEWDRFAGDIVMLTRGVLDNAIQPSLARALPDLPDDALR, from the coding sequence ATGAGACGAACCCCGACCCCGATCGACCTGCGCGCGCTGCAGGCATTCGCCGCCGTCTGCGAGAGCGGCTCGATGACGGGCGCGGCAAAACAGTTGGGCGTGAGCCAGAGCGCGGTCAGCCAGTCGATCGCCGCGTTGGAGCGCGACCAGGGCCTGACGCTGTTCGACCGCGAGAGCCGCCCGCCGCGGCCGAACGTGGCGGGGCGCGCGCTGCTCGAACTGGCGGGTCCGCTGATCGAGCATGCGCAGATGGTCAGCGCCCGCATCGGCGATGCGTCGCATACGGGCAAGATGCCGGTGCGGCTGGGCTGTGTCGATTCATTCGCGGCGACCGTCGGCCCAGAGTTGATCCGCGCGGTGTCGAATTCGGAGCGGCAGATTTCGATGTGGTCCGGCCTGACGCCGGGCCTGAGCAAGCAACTGCACGACCGGGAACTGGATATAGCGATTTGCACGCAGACTACGCTGAACGACGCACGGATCGTCGAAGTGCCGCTGTTTTCCGAGGCATTTGTCGTAGTGGTTGCGCGCAGCTATCTGAGCGGGCGCCGCAATATCGACTGGCGCACGCTCGCGCTGGAAATGCCGCTGATCCGCTATACGGCGCGCTCGGTGATCGGGCAGCAGATCGAGCGTTTCGCGCGGCATCTGGGCATCAACAGCCCGCGGCGGTACGAATTCGACGCGACCGATCCGCTGCTGAGTCTGGTGGCGGCGCGTGTGGGTTTTGCGATTTCGACGCCATTGTGTCTGTGGCAGGCGCGCCACTATCTGGACGATATCGCGGTGATGCCGTTGCCGCCGAGCCGTCTCGGGCGGCGCGATTTCTTTCTGTTGCACCGCCAGGGTGAATGGGACCGGTTCGCCGGCGACATCGTCATGCTGACGCGCGGCGTGCTGGATAACGCGATTCAGCCGTCGCTTGCGCGGGCGCTGCCCGATTTGCCGGACGACGCCTTGCGGTGA
- a CDS encoding FAD-binding oxidoreductase: MSHYDFIVIGAGVIGASVAHHLAAQGAQSVLVIEQGTIGAGTTSQSSGLLRTHYSVHQNVELARSSWWAFNNFAEYVGDDEASCGLVKCGYLICSPEGDKLEPLRASLATQQDMGIDVQLLDKGEARERLPIASFDDAALIGFEPEAGFADAYLVATGFARSARRRGVKIMEGVAVTGLIREGRRITGVETSAGNFGCGTLISTQNIWTPELAGWIGVPLPVKPERHTVLALECEGAAYSFRMPAFKDLGSAGMLYYRSYGGSQMLVSEGVVGETLNSPETEQGDISLDYVAEVGAQVAERFPAYEAAGLASSWTGVYDVTPDWNPVLGRVADIEGLVVGFGFSGHGFKLSPGIGKILAQHALGQPTDVSLAPYALDRFASGALLVGKYGSGAVS, translated from the coding sequence ATGAGCCACTACGATTTCATCGTGATCGGCGCTGGCGTCATCGGCGCGTCGGTCGCCCATCATCTCGCCGCACAGGGCGCGCAGAGCGTGCTGGTCATCGAGCAGGGCACGATCGGCGCGGGCACCACCTCGCAGTCGTCCGGCCTGCTGCGCACGCATTATTCTGTGCACCAGAATGTGGAACTGGCGCGCTCATCGTGGTGGGCGTTCAATAATTTCGCCGAATATGTCGGCGACGACGAAGCATCCTGCGGTCTCGTCAAATGCGGCTACCTGATCTGCTCGCCCGAGGGCGACAAGCTGGAGCCGCTGCGCGCCTCGCTCGCCACACAGCAGGACATGGGCATCGATGTGCAGTTGCTCGACAAGGGCGAGGCGCGCGAGCGCCTGCCGATCGCGAGCTTCGACGATGCCGCGCTGATCGGTTTCGAACCGGAAGCGGGTTTTGCCGATGCCTATCTTGTCGCCACCGGTTTTGCCCGTTCGGCGCGCCGGCGCGGCGTCAAGATCATGGAAGGCGTCGCGGTAACGGGCCTCATCCGCGAAGGACGCCGGATCACCGGCGTCGAGACGAGCGCCGGAAACTTCGGTTGCGGCACCCTCATCAGCACGCAGAACATCTGGACGCCGGAACTCGCCGGCTGGATCGGCGTGCCGCTGCCGGTCAAGCCGGAGCGTCACACGGTGCTCGCGCTCGAATGCGAAGGCGCCGCGTACTCGTTCAGGATGCCGGCGTTCAAGGACCTGGGCTCGGCCGGCATGCTCTATTACCGCAGCTACGGCGGCAGCCAGATGCTCGTGTCCGAAGGCGTGGTCGGCGAAACGCTGAACTCGCCGGAAACGGAACAGGGCGATATCTCGCTCGACTATGTCGCCGAAGTCGGCGCGCAAGTCGCCGAACGCTTCCCTGCTTACGAAGCCGCGGGTCTGGCTTCCTCGTGGACCGGCGTCTACGACGTGACGCCCGACTGGAATCCGGTGTTGGGCCGGGTCGCCGATATCGAGGGACTCGTGGTCGGCTTCGGCTTCTCCGGGCACGGCTTCAAGCTCTCGCCGGGCATCGGCAAGATCCTCGCGCAGCACGCGCTCGGTCAGCCCACCGATGTTTCTCTCGCGCCCTACGCCCTCGACCGGTTCGCCAGCGGCGCTCTGCTGGTTGGCAAATACGGCTCCGGCGCGGTCTCCTGA
- a CDS encoding electron transfer flavoprotein subunit beta/FixA family protein — protein sequence MNILVPVKRVVDANVRVRVAANGSIDTTGLKMSLNPFDECAVEKALQLREAGAASKVTVITCGTQASQDVLRTALAMGADDAVLIDTSTATSTLDSLAVARLLNAHMATRAYGLVLCGKQAIDGDIGGVAAMLAALLDWPQALNASTLSADGAGWAVTCGDDTGTATWLLEGPAVVSADLRLAEPRRVTLPSIVKAKQKPLAIVDATTLAIDLTPQSHIVKLSDPPVRQPGIKVADSAALIAALTERRVFDQAGVPV from the coding sequence ATCAACATTCTGGTTCCAGTCAAACGTGTGGTGGACGCGAATGTGCGCGTACGGGTCGCCGCAAACGGCTCGATCGACACCACCGGTCTCAAGATGTCCCTCAATCCGTTCGACGAATGCGCGGTCGAAAAGGCATTGCAACTCAGGGAAGCCGGCGCCGCATCGAAGGTAACGGTGATCACGTGCGGCACGCAAGCCAGCCAGGATGTCTTGCGCACGGCGCTGGCGATGGGCGCGGACGACGCAGTGCTGATCGACACTTCGACGGCGACTTCCACGTTGGATTCGCTGGCCGTAGCCCGCCTGCTGAACGCCCACATGGCGACTCGCGCATACGGCCTCGTGCTGTGCGGCAAGCAGGCGATCGACGGCGATATCGGCGGCGTCGCCGCGATGCTCGCCGCCCTGCTCGACTGGCCGCAGGCGTTGAACGCCAGCACCCTTTCGGCGGATGGCGCAGGCTGGGCCGTTACGTGCGGCGACGACACCGGCACGGCGACGTGGCTGCTCGAGGGTCCGGCTGTCGTCAGCGCCGATCTGCGCCTCGCCGAGCCGCGCCGCGTGACCTTGCCGAGCATCGTCAAGGCGAAGCAGAAGCCGCTCGCGATCGTCGATGCCACCACGCTGGCCATCGACCTGACGCCGCAAAGCCATATCGTGAAGCTCAGCGACCCGCCGGTTCGTCAGCCCGGCATCAAGGTCGCCGACAGCGCCGCGCTAATTGCAGCGCTCACGGAACGACGTGTGTTCGATCAAGCAGGAGTCCCCGTATGA
- a CDS encoding FAD-binding protein, with protein MRSLVVAESENGRVADATLRVITAVMQRGLSVDVFLPDASLASAVEKIAGIERVLVMAGAVSECVVPETLAAQLHAMHGPYSLIAASHRTLGRSALPRAAALVGGAFIPDVIAVEGEGSYVRSLYAGSVVANVNTASAVTFATFRASSFAPAADSGGNGLRVTVEAIAGFSRTKLVERQASAQTGRELPDARIVVAGGRGLASKDNMERLGELAEKMGAALGASRAAVDAGYAPNTAQVGQTGKMVAPDVYLAFGISGAIQHLAGMKDSKTIVAINKDPDAPIFSVADIGFVGDLFKVVGEIEAHVGAGGASR; from the coding sequence ATGAGAAGCCTTGTCGTAGCTGAAAGCGAAAACGGCCGCGTGGCCGACGCGACGCTTCGCGTCATCACAGCGGTCATGCAACGCGGTCTGTCGGTCGATGTGTTCTTGCCGGATGCCTCGCTGGCATCCGCAGTCGAAAAGATCGCCGGGATCGAGCGCGTTCTCGTGATGGCAGGTGCTGTGAGCGAGTGCGTTGTGCCTGAAACGCTCGCCGCGCAACTGCACGCGATGCACGGACCGTATTCGCTGATCGCCGCGAGTCATCGGACGCTCGGTCGTAGCGCCCTGCCGCGCGCGGCCGCGCTGGTGGGTGGCGCGTTCATTCCGGATGTGATCGCTGTAGAAGGTGAAGGCTCTTATGTCCGCAGCCTCTACGCAGGAAGCGTCGTTGCCAACGTGAACACGGCGAGCGCCGTGACGTTCGCGACGTTTCGCGCATCGTCATTCGCGCCCGCTGCCGACAGCGGCGGCAACGGCCTGCGCGTAACGGTCGAAGCCATCGCGGGCTTTAGCAGGACGAAGCTTGTCGAACGCCAGGCCTCGGCACAGACCGGCCGCGAATTGCCCGACGCGCGGATCGTCGTCGCGGGCGGGCGCGGTCTGGCATCGAAGGACAACATGGAACGGCTCGGCGAACTGGCGGAAAAGATGGGCGCGGCGCTCGGCGCATCGCGCGCCGCGGTGGATGCCGGCTACGCGCCGAATACCGCCCAGGTCGGGCAAACCGGCAAGATGGTCGCGCCCGACGTCTACCTTGCATTCGGCATCTCCGGTGCGATTCAGCATCTGGCCGGGATGAAGGACTCGAAGACCATCGTCGCGATCAATAAAGATCCGGACGCACCGATCTTTTCAGTCGCGGACATCGGGTTCGTGGGCGATCTGTTCAAGGTGGTGGGCGAGATCGAAGCGCATGTCGGCGCGGGAGGCGCGAGCCGATGA
- a CDS encoding flavin reductase: protein MGESVFDVAEFRRALGAFVTGVTVVTTIQPDGSPRGFTANSFTSVSLDPALILVCIAKTASSHPVFSQTQRFAVSVLAEDQRPVSGVFASKSADKFAQVAWHARQTGSPLIDGAAASFDCETHQVVDAGDHIILIGRVADFTNTSATPLGYCRGAYVDFSLSQEALAATAQRAQVGAILEHPRGLILIETAAGLQLPTGTRLEPASDAASLRGVLGGYRLNANLDFLFAVFEDKGVTHIYYRGRIVDEAPAAGGIRYVPLSEIPWDEIRDPAVQSMLCRYVKERTEDAFGIYVGDVESGTVQSLLASV, encoded by the coding sequence ATGGGCGAATCCGTTTTCGATGTTGCTGAATTCCGCCGGGCGCTGGGCGCCTTCGTGACCGGTGTGACCGTCGTGACGACCATTCAACCGGACGGCTCGCCGCGCGGCTTTACTGCGAACTCGTTCACGTCGGTTTCGCTCGACCCCGCGTTGATCCTCGTGTGCATTGCCAAGACCGCGTCGAGCCATCCGGTGTTTTCGCAAACGCAGCGTTTCGCGGTAAGCGTGCTGGCCGAAGATCAGAGGCCTGTCTCGGGCGTGTTCGCGTCGAAGAGCGCGGACAAGTTCGCGCAGGTTGCCTGGCATGCGCGTCAGACTGGAAGCCCGTTGATAGACGGTGCGGCGGCGAGTTTCGATTGCGAGACCCATCAGGTGGTGGATGCGGGCGATCACATCATTCTGATTGGCCGCGTGGCGGACTTTACGAATACGAGCGCGACGCCGCTGGGCTACTGCCGGGGCGCGTATGTCGACTTCAGTCTGTCCCAGGAGGCGCTCGCCGCGACCGCACAGCGTGCTCAGGTCGGGGCGATTCTCGAACATCCACGCGGGCTGATACTGATTGAAACGGCGGCGGGGCTACAGTTGCCGACCGGCACGCGCCTCGAACCTGCTTCCGATGCGGCGAGTCTGCGCGGTGTGCTTGGCGGCTACCGCCTGAATGCAAATCTGGATTTCCTGTTCGCAGTCTTCGAGGATAAAGGCGTCACGCACATCTATTATCGCGGCCGTATTGTCGATGAGGCGCCCGCCGCTGGCGGGATCCGTTACGTCCCGCTCAGCGAAATACCTTGGGATGAGATTCGCGATCCTGCTGTTCAGTCGATGTTGTGCCGCTATGTGAAGGAGCGTACCGAAGATGCGTTCGGTATCTACGTCGGCGATGTCGAATCGGGTACGGTGCAGTCGCTGCTCGCGAGCGTGTAG
- a CDS encoding alpha/beta fold hydrolase: MKHETVIERASTSGTFDGTAYNVAGEGAALVLIHGVGMNRSVWAPQVAELQAHFRVVSYDVLGHGASRLPAAEPTLDEYAAQLAALLDYLQIESAHVVGHSMGSLIALEFALRYPARVSSVVALNAVYDRTPTQRAAVMQRAASLETGGIEQPSIDATIARWFDDPVPGHLAEVAELVRSLLESVNPEGYARTYRLFASSDRAHVGRLPQLTVPALFMTGECDPNSSPAMSQSMAAAAPNARAEIVANQRHMMNVTAPSVVNQRLLRFFSEVK; the protein is encoded by the coding sequence ATGAAGCATGAAACCGTCATCGAGCGTGCGTCGACGAGCGGAACGTTCGACGGCACGGCATACAACGTGGCAGGCGAGGGTGCCGCACTCGTGCTGATTCACGGCGTAGGCATGAACCGCAGCGTGTGGGCGCCGCAAGTGGCCGAGTTGCAGGCGCACTTTCGGGTGGTGTCTTACGACGTGCTGGGACATGGTGCGAGCCGTCTGCCGGCGGCCGAGCCGACCCTCGACGAATACGCCGCGCAACTGGCCGCGCTGCTCGACTATTTACAGATCGAGTCGGCGCATGTGGTCGGTCATTCGATGGGATCGCTGATCGCATTGGAATTCGCGTTGCGTTATCCGGCGCGGGTGTCGAGTGTCGTTGCGCTCAATGCGGTCTACGACCGCACGCCGACGCAGCGGGCCGCGGTCATGCAGCGAGCGGCGTCGCTTGAAACCGGCGGCATCGAACAGCCGAGCATCGACGCGACGATTGCGCGCTGGTTCGACGATCCGGTGCCAGGGCATCTCGCCGAAGTCGCGGAGTTGGTGCGTTCGTTGCTGGAGTCGGTCAATCCGGAGGGCTATGCGCGAACCTACCGGCTCTTTGCCAGTTCCGATCGGGCACATGTTGGCCGCTTGCCGCAACTTACCGTGCCGGCGCTTTTCATGACCGGCGAGTGCGATCCGAACTCAAGTCCGGCGATGTCGCAATCGATGGCGGCCGCAGCGCCCAACGCGCGCGCCGAGATCGTCGCGAACCAACGGCACATGATGAACGTGACGGCACCGTCGGTGGTGAATCAGCGGCTCCTGCGTTTTTTCAGCGAAGTGAAATGA
- a CDS encoding amino acid synthesis family protein, translating into MKLEIRKLVTYVEDTFIEGGKAASKPLKLFAAAAVLRNPWAGRGFVEDLKPEIHGLAPQLGEILTAEILRIAGSGAAVEGYGKAAIVGTSGEIEHASALIHTLRFGNKFREAVGAKSYLSFTNLRGGPNCPVTIPLMHKGDEGMRSHYLTVQFSIVDAPAPDELVIALGASIGGRPHHRIGDRYQDLKELGSNEA; encoded by the coding sequence ATGAAGCTCGAGATTCGCAAGCTGGTCACCTATGTGGAAGACACGTTTATCGAAGGTGGTAAAGCGGCTTCGAAGCCGCTGAAGCTCTTCGCCGCTGCCGCCGTGCTGCGCAATCCCTGGGCGGGACGCGGTTTTGTCGAAGACCTGAAGCCGGAGATTCACGGGCTCGCGCCGCAACTGGGCGAGATCCTGACGGCCGAGATCCTGCGCATCGCCGGGTCCGGTGCAGCTGTGGAAGGCTATGGGAAGGCGGCTATCGTCGGTACGTCGGGCGAGATCGAGCATGCGTCGGCGCTGATCCATACACTGCGCTTCGGCAACAAGTTCCGTGAGGCTGTCGGCGCGAAGAGCTATCTGAGCTTTACGAATCTGCGCGGCGGCCCCAATTGTCCGGTGACGATTCCGCTGATGCACAAGGGCGACGAAGGCATGCGCTCGCATTACCTCACTGTCCAGTTCTCAATCGTCGATGCGCCCGCGCCCGACGAACTCGTGATCGCGCTGGGCGCGTCGATCGGCGGCCGGCCGCATCACCGCATCGGCGACCGTTATCAGGATCTGAAGGAGCTCGGATCCAATGAAGCATGA
- a CDS encoding GntR family transcriptional regulator codes for MDQMRVDRSAPTLRELTLEKLREAISQGFYRPGDRLIERTLCDQLGVSRTVVREVLRHLETEGLVETGSHSGPIVARLDPAQVEEIYEIRALLESEAARACAERATPALLKQLRDIRKEIEDAFDKADFKRVLLNTEQFYETMFTGGQKLMMHQVVKSLNARINQLRSMTISSPGRGTDSNREMNKLLAAIAKKDGDAAAAASLEHVRRTAGIAMAALAEKEAATSD; via the coding sequence ATGGATCAAATGCGTGTCGACCGCAGTGCGCCGACGCTGCGCGAACTGACTCTTGAGAAATTGCGCGAGGCCATTTCTCAGGGCTTTTATCGACCCGGCGATCGCTTAATCGAGCGTACGCTGTGCGATCAACTAGGCGTGAGCCGCACCGTAGTCCGCGAGGTATTGCGCCACCTCGAAACGGAAGGTCTGGTCGAAACCGGCTCACATTCAGGGCCGATCGTCGCAAGACTCGATCCGGCGCAGGTCGAGGAAATCTACGAAATCCGCGCGCTGCTGGAGTCGGAAGCAGCGCGTGCTTGTGCAGAACGTGCCACGCCTGCGCTGTTGAAGCAACTGCGCGACATCCGCAAGGAGATCGAGGACGCGTTCGACAAGGCGGATTTCAAGCGCGTGTTGCTCAACACCGAACAGTTCTACGAAACGATGTTCACCGGCGGCCAGAAGCTGATGATGCATCAGGTGGTCAAGTCGCTGAACGCGCGAATCAACCAGCTTCGCTCGATGACGATTTCATCGCCTGGGCGAGGTACGGATTCGAATCGCGAGATGAACAAGTTGCTCGCGGCCATCGCCAAGAAAGATGGTGACGCGGCGGCTGCCGCGTCGCTTGAACACGTGAGACGTACCGCCGGCATCGCCATGGCGGCGCTCGCCGAAAAGGAAGCCGCGACAAGCGACTGA
- a CDS encoding ABC transporter ATP-binding protein — MSSPFLQIQRLRKTYDQVVAIDQVSLDIKKGEFMTFLGPSGSGKSTTLYIVAGFQSPTEGRVLLDGKSLLSVAPNRRNIGMVFQRYTLFPHLTVGENVAFPLRVRRMSDAQVKSKVEQMLKLVHLGDCRDRMPGQLSGGMQQRVAIARALAYDPPVLLMDEPLSALDKKLREELQTELRRIHQQTGVTILYVTHDQEEALRLSDRIAVFNKGRIEQVGTGEDLYAQPASRFVASFIGNSNFLPVTLAGSNGGSHAVFPNGKPVQVGSFDRTLSAGSNGALMLRPEQITIRAQPVQSADGSLPVTVRDVTYLGDTMHYSVATPWAQEIAVRAPAGLREANLAVGAQAWLDWDSVSARVFPV, encoded by the coding sequence GTGAGCTCACCGTTTCTGCAGATTCAACGGCTTCGCAAGACCTACGATCAGGTCGTGGCCATCGATCAAGTTTCGCTCGACATCAAGAAGGGCGAGTTCATGACTTTTCTCGGACCGTCGGGTTCGGGCAAGAGTACGACGCTTTATATTGTCGCGGGCTTCCAGTCGCCTACCGAGGGGCGCGTGCTGCTCGACGGAAAATCGTTGTTGTCGGTCGCGCCGAATCGACGCAACATCGGCATGGTGTTTCAGCGCTACACGCTGTTCCCGCATCTGACCGTCGGCGAAAACGTGGCCTTTCCGCTGCGCGTGCGGCGCATGTCTGACGCCCAGGTGAAATCGAAGGTCGAACAGATGCTCAAGCTCGTGCATCTCGGCGATTGCCGCGACCGTATGCCGGGTCAGCTATCGGGCGGGATGCAGCAGCGCGTGGCGATCGCCCGCGCGTTGGCCTATGATCCGCCAGTGCTGTTGATGGACGAACCGCTTTCCGCGCTGGATAAGAAGTTGCGCGAGGAGTTGCAGACCGAGTTGCGCCGCATTCATCAGCAAACCGGCGTGACGATTCTCTACGTGACCCATGATCAGGAGGAGGCCTTGCGTCTGTCCGACCGGATTGCGGTATTCAACAAAGGGCGTATCGAGCAGGTCGGCACCGGCGAAGATCTTTACGCACAGCCGGCATCGCGCTTCGTCGCGAGTTTCATCGGTAATTCGAATTTTCTGCCGGTCACGCTGGCGGGCAGCAACGGCGGTTCGCATGCGGTGTTCCCTAACGGAAAGCCGGTACAGGTGGGCAGTTTCGATCGCACGCTGAGTGCCGGCAGCAACGGTGCGTTGATGCTGCGTCCCGAACAGATAACGATTCGTGCGCAGCCCGTGCAAAGCGCCGACGGCAGTTTGCCGGTGACGGTGCGTGATGTCACCTATCTGGGCGACACGATGCACTATTCGGTGGCGACGCCGTGGGCACAGGAGATCGCTGTGCGCGCGCCGGCCGGTTTGCGGGAAGCGAACCTGGCGGTTGGTGCGCAAGCGTGGCTCGACTGGGATAGCGTGAGCGCCCGGGTCTTTCCTGTCTGA
- a CDS encoding ABC transporter permease has protein sequence MLLDFDRLGPLRWLLLAIGASVSLFLLLPVLFIVALSFGNSQWLMFPPPGWTLQWYRLLLSDPGWLDSLMTSVELGLVVMVLSVTLGLFASLALTRGDFRGRALLKSFFLTPMVLPVVVLAVALYAFFLRIGLTGTLVGFVIGHLIIALPFSIIAISNSLESFDTTLEDAALICGAGPFEVKWRVTLPAIRLGLFAAAIFSFLASWDEVVVSIFMASPTLQTLPVRIWSTLRQDLTPVIAAASSLLVGLTVVLMLLGLVLKRGKS, from the coding sequence ATGCTGCTCGATTTCGATCGTCTCGGACCGCTGCGCTGGCTGCTCCTGGCCATTGGCGCGTCGGTGTCGCTATTCCTGTTGTTGCCTGTGCTGTTCATCGTCGCGTTGTCGTTCGGCAATTCGCAATGGCTGATGTTTCCGCCGCCTGGCTGGACCCTCCAGTGGTATCGCCTATTGCTCTCCGATCCTGGCTGGCTCGATTCGCTGATGACCAGCGTCGAACTGGGCCTCGTCGTGATGGTGTTGTCGGTCACGCTAGGTCTGTTCGCTTCGCTCGCGCTGACCCGCGGCGATTTCCGCGGAAGGGCGCTGCTCAAGTCTTTTTTTCTCACGCCGATGGTGTTGCCGGTCGTCGTGCTTGCGGTCGCGCTGTACGCGTTCTTTCTGCGCATCGGCTTGACCGGCACATTGGTCGGCTTCGTGATCGGGCATCTGATCATCGCGCTGCCGTTTTCGATCATCGCGATCAGCAACTCGCTGGAAAGCTTCGACACCACGCTCGAAGATGCCGCGCTGATTTGCGGAGCGGGGCCGTTCGAAGTGAAATGGCGCGTCACGCTGCCCGCCATTCGTCTCGGCCTGTTCGCGGCGGCGATCTTCTCGTTCCTCGCTTCCTGGGATGAAGTGGTGGTGTCCATTTTCATGGCTAGCCCGACGCTGCAGACGCTGCCCGTGCGAATCTGGAGCACGTTGCGGCAGGATCTGACGCCGGTGATTGCCGCTGCATCGTCGCTGCTGGTCGGACTGACCGTCGTGCTGATGTTGCTAGGACTTGTACTCAAGCGAGGTAAATCGTGA
- a CDS encoding ABC transporter permease, whose product MSNALSTVAEPAVGKLQLGAGFRTARLVLPAVLLLVVFFLLPVLSLLLHSVLEPSPGLQNYTQLFGSTTYLRVFGNTFFVATVVTAVTLVIGFPTAWLLAIAPRWIGKLVFAILLLSMWTNLLARTFAWMVLLQQTGPINRLLMWLGVIDAPLTLVNNLTGVTIGMTYIMLPFLVMPLHATLRAIDPTTLRAAAICGASRWQAFWRVLVPLAMPGIASGALMVFVMALGYFVTPALLGGPEYMMLAELIAQLVQQLLNWGLAGAAAFVLLLVTLSLYALQLRFSERAAGASGVH is encoded by the coding sequence ATGTCGAATGCATTGAGTACCGTCGCCGAGCCCGCGGTGGGCAAGCTGCAGCTAGGCGCCGGATTCAGGACCGCCCGGCTGGTGTTGCCGGCCGTGCTGCTGCTGGTGGTGTTCTTTCTGTTGCCGGTGCTGTCGTTGCTGCTTCACAGCGTGCTGGAACCGAGCCCAGGCTTGCAGAACTATACGCAGCTGTTCGGTTCGACGACTTACCTGAGAGTGTTCGGCAACACGTTCTTCGTGGCCACGGTAGTGACGGCAGTGACGCTTGTGATCGGCTTTCCGACTGCATGGTTGCTGGCCATCGCGCCGCGCTGGATCGGCAAGCTGGTGTTCGCGATCCTGCTGCTTTCGATGTGGACCAACCTGCTGGCGCGCACGTTTGCATGGATGGTGCTGCTGCAGCAAACCGGGCCGATCAACCGTCTGCTAATGTGGCTCGGGGTGATCGATGCGCCGCTTACTCTGGTCAATAACCTGACCGGCGTCACGATCGGCATGACCTACATCATGCTGCCGTTTCTCGTGATGCCGCTGCACGCCACCCTGCGCGCGATCGATCCCACCACGCTGCGGGCTGCCGCCATCTGCGGGGCGAGCCGCTGGCAAGCCTTCTGGCGGGTGCTGGTGCCGCTCGCGATGCCGGGCATTGCGAGCGGGGCGCTGATGGTGTTCGTGATGGCGCTTGGGTACTTCGTCACGCCCGCGCTGCTGGGCGGCCCGGAATATATGATGCTCGCCGAACTGATCGCGCAACTGGTGCAGCAATTGCTGAACTGGGGTCTCGCGGGCGCCGCGGCCTTTGTCCTGTTGCTCGTCACGCTTTCGCTCTATGCCCTGCAATTGCGCTTTTCCGAGCGCGCGGCCGGTGCGTCAGGAGTTCACTGA